Part of the Zingiber officinale cultivar Zhangliang chromosome 8A, Zo_v1.1, whole genome shotgun sequence genome, aactattacAATTCCAATCAACCTACTGCACTAtgcttatgaatgacatgaatacaCAAAGTTAAAAGTAGATACATGCTGTAATAGTAGCTATTGCATACGATATTTTTTTCCATCCACAAACTAGCAAGAATTTTTCATGTCTGACAAGTAGTTGAGAAGTACAAAAGGTATATTATATGATGTTGAAATTATCAGTTAGTTTATAGAACACAGTATAAAGTCTTTTGTATCCTCATGGAAAGAAAAAAGCATAAATTAAGGGAAAAAGGAATGTTTCTTACATCCGTGACTCAGGATCAATGCGAGGATCATATCCTTTTCTGATCCAGAAACGTCCAAATGGTCCAGTAGAGAAGTAGTATCCAGCTCTAAAGAGAAGCCTGAGAATATcaagaaatcatgaacaaaatGCTAAAAAAATGTCATAATCACATATCATAATGAAAATATAACAGCAAAATATAAAGCATCGTACACAACGAGCACAAGATAAACTGTAATTTTAAACTGAGCCATATGAGAATCATCTTGCCATCTCAATAATTCTAGTCTATTGTGAAGAATGTtttagaaaacaagaaaagaaatacCTTTTCAGATGGTTTGCAGAAACCTGATGGCCATCATGCCGTAGGCGCTCATAAAGTGACCATCTAGGCCATATTGGTTTCTCTTTGAAAAGATTTGATACAGCAAACTGGCACTCCCATTCAATTGTGTCTTTTGAAATGTGATCTTCCCAGTTAAACAATTTAGGAATTTTTATGAACCTTAAGGATgacaaaaagaaaaggaaagaatgcaaTGGAAATCATGGGAAGTATTTTGACTAACAAAATCCCCAACTTTGAAGAGATAgatcaaataaaagcaataagttAGATGGTCTAGTCTCCACAAAACGGAGAGATGATTACTGCATGGGGCATTGCCACCAAGACTCCAAGAGGTCTAGAGGTCAATTCCTAACAAGGTTCCTATGCAATGGTCACTGttcaaaagacaaaaaaaaagtcTCTACGAATGACTGTGGGACTGGTCGTGTGGGGCGCCCGAGGTCAGCGCATGACTTGTTGCCACCAATAAGTCAGATGATCTAAACATGTACAATCACAGAAGCTAATTATCCTTAACTTCAGCTTTGGAATGTCAATATCCACATCACTATACAGATGTATTAAAAGGTCTCTTGAGTTTCAGTTCAGAACCATATTTGTTATCAAATTTCATCTAGTGACTCCGTGAAGTTGAAAACGAACTAGAATTAAAGGCACATTCTGTTCACTCATGGTTTGCCAAATCGAGATCAGGATCAGGATTTGTATGTTAAAGCATATCCAAGCAAATGGTACACTGGATATGGAAACTTATTCAAAGATCATTTCAAGCTGAAGAAACACCAAATAAATAGGTAATCAAGCGATCACAAATAAGCAAGCATTGTAAACACAGGCCTTAAAAGCAAATATATTGTCTTCTTCTATAGGATGACCTGTCTTGCCTAGTCAAGAATCTATTTATCTAATAACAATGACTAAAAAGAAAATGCTTTTTACTAACCACATGTAGGCTCCAACAAAATGATTGCTAACAAGTATTCTCAAGTCAAATTCAGTTTAATAGAAAACACAAGAAGGTGAATTGCCATACAAGTTCCTATGTAACATAAAGAGGCAAATGTCCAAAAGGATATTTTCTATTTCAAAAGGGATTGCAAGACAGGGCTCAATGTACATCTgcaaaaataagaaaacacattTAATAACAAAGAGATATATGCATAAGGCATGGAAGATCAAAGTCAGACTAATATGTGGGGTAAAAAAACCATGGAAAGCTACAATTTGGAAGATAATACCACAGAAGTATAAAACAAGCTTCAGTAAACCTTTAGTAGAATATGTGATGGTTAAGAAACAATCAAAGAAAAAATCAGAAAGGATGTTCAAGGATTCATAAGCCACAACTTGAAGTGTTTAATCAATTTGAAAGTCACATCAATTTTGACCCCAACAAAAACAAccaataaacttttttttttgtaccCTTTTGCGCAATCTCATGATTCTATCTATTCATTCTATTGTCatgaaaagacaaaaaaaagtATAGGATATTTTGTATATGTTGATCGTGGACTACTTGGCCCCCCTTGACAACATTGTTGACAGCATTGTTATGTAAAAATGAAAGAGGGTGCTTGCTATTTCCCTATTCTTCAGGGTTTTCATTGCACTCCATTCGGAGATGATTAGTGAAATTAAGCATGCACAAATTTATTATATCATTCACAGAAAAGTTTTCTCATCAGGTATCACTGGACCTGAGAGTCAACACAATTAAACCATAAGTCTCATTCAGACATGCTATAGTGTTTCAAATGGTCTTTTCTTATATGTCCTTATGGAGTGATGCACGATTGTGCATGAATGCTAATATCAGTCATCAAGGATTTTGGATAGCATTGCAAAAGTGAGATTTGCATGAATAATGAAATGTGAACAGTCAATAATGATGTGTATATGTATATAAACACTAAATATGGTTTGGCACTGAAATCCAAGGGAAGGTACCTCCCACTTATGTTCCATGACTCCCTTTTGAATGCTCTTGGAGAACAATTTTGCTGGTGGGTTAAGCCTGCATCATTATAGAGTAGATATAAGCTAGGATATCTAACTCCATAAATATATAAGCATTGGGTGCTAGAGATGCCATCACGAAAAAAAATAGAATGAGATAGCATTAACTGCAAAAGAATTAGTTCTGGCGTCAAATAGCATGTGAAGTAGGAGCAAGTCAATGGTTAGGATATACAGTATATAAGAAATTAAAAATGGTTCTTAAAGGAAAAACTGCAAGAATAAAACAAAAACAATAACATGCAGTtccatacaaaaaaaaaacaatttatgTTCTTTTTTAGCAAACCAAATGCTGGGTACAACATCATTAGGAGATATTTGCATGAattttgataaatcaaaaatcaaatttaaatacatGGAAAGTTATCCATCCATGTTCTATGCCATTAATATAGCTAAATCATGAAAGAAAACTGTTAGCCGCAAAGAATGATAGTAGCTAATTGCAACTTGTCCTAGTAGTCATATACAGAGCCTCATATGGGACAGGAATACAGAAATGAGTAAGCTAGCAAATACTTCTTTGTCAATAAAGAACGAGGGTAAGTGATACATAATTACAAGAAGACTATCTTACACTATATTTTCTGGCCTGTCTTTCAGTGAAAATAGTGGTGGAACTAACATCATCACACCTGTTCCATCCATGTCAACAATACCATCCTGTTctgtattaaaaaaaaatgaatggtcAACTACTAGACTATAGGAATTAGCAACAAAGAGTTAATTTGGATAGAGGGAAAACGATATCTAATTGTATGTATGATAAGTTAAATTCAAGAAGATCAATTAGCATTACCTAGTTCTGGTTCTTCATCAGACGTCCAAGGTCGCTTCTTTCCTCTTGCTTCAGCAGCATGAACGCCGATAACATACTGGTAATCTATCATTCCTGCAGCACCACCCAGATATTAAGCATAAAtaccagaagaaaaaaaaagcaaaCAAAACTTGTCCTTTCCAGAGATAAATAAACGGCTGAACTAGAGGCAAGACCCACCTTCAAAAGTATAAGCACGATTCACCCGTGAAACAATCTCTGCCGAAAGACTCTCTTCTCCCGTCGGTTCCACTACGGGCCCGCCTTCTCCTGCCCCGCTGGAGTGCGATTGTTCCTCGCCCCTAGTCTTCCTGATCCTGAGGAGCAGACTCGTCGATGCACGAATCTCGCCGAAGGTCGGGTGAGAGTAGGGGTCCTCGGGGCGAAAGCGAAGCTCCAAATTAGAAGTTTCCGAGCTCCGCGCCTAATGGCAAGGAAAGCACATCTACAACCGGCGAAGTATAGAAATGCAGACCTCTCAAGATCGAAGCTTTAAGCGAAGTAAATACCTTAGCAATCTCGGCGAGGCCACCAAGGGTCTCGATGGCGCGCTCGGTGGAGGAAGGGTATCCCGGGTAGTGTACAGAGAAGGCGCTGGCCTCCGGAAGCACGCCGGAGACCTCGCCGTCTCTTATCACGGCGGAGGGCTTTCCCTGGTCGTCGCCCATGTACTCGACTCAGGAACTCAGCGCCGGAGGGTTTCGGGGGCCCACGAAGGATGTTCGTAGCGGAAGAGATCGAGATAAATTTAACTTTTTCGGGAAAAATATTAGTTAGACAAAATCGCCCCCATAGTTTGCTGTTTCTTAAAAAAATACTCCTAAAAGTTTCAAATGACCGTTTTACCCTTTATATAAAAATCATTAACAAATCAgaattataaatattaaatattatttttaaaataataattaacttgGCGCAGAGAGTGAAGTCAACCACTTTTTTTTCTATGCGAGAAAAACTAAAAGTCCAACGTTGACCCGGTCCGATCCCCTCGATCGTTGAACAGATTGGCGTTGGAAACAGCCCGCCCGactttttctctcctccttctcgcCCACAACAAAACTAACGAACAATCTGCAAATTAAAAATCCCCTTTCGCTTCGAGGATCATGGATTCATCATCGTTTCTCTCCAGGTGCAAAGATTATGATATTCCTCTAATTTATTGATTTACTGATAGATTCTgtggagagatttttttttttaaagaattgttGATGATATATATCTTATCGTCTTCTTCTttactttttctttaaattattCTAATTGATTTGTTTGTTACGGAAAGTTTTCGATTTTTTGCGTTGCAAATCCGAGTAATTTTTCGGAATATATTTCGATCCTACAGTAGTTGACTTGGCATGGCTTCCTCGAGAGCAAGCGCTCACCTGAAGAAGACTACGTCGATCTCATCGTCTCAAACCAGTCCCGATGAGATTCACCGGCGGCGCGCAGCCAAACCGTCGGCCTTGGGTTCGCCTCAGAGGGAGACGACTGTTACGCCGCAGCACAAGCCTTTGATTCGATCCGCCACCGACAGCGCCGCCAAAGTTGGGAGAACCCGTACCCCACCGCAAACTGCAGCCGTACCCGCAGCCGCCAATAAATCGCGTACTCCGGGTGCAGCTAGAAAGCCGGCGGAGAAGCCTCCGTCGCCGTCACGCCAACCTCTTAAATCGCCGTCGAGGACGAATGCGACCGCCAAAGACAAGACGCCGAAACCTGCCACTTCCACCGCTTCGCGGGTTGTAGCGTCTTCAAGGCCAGGGAGCGTATCGGAGAAAGCGACCAGAGCTCCGAGGGCCGGCGTTGGCGGGGCTCAATCGACCGCGAAGGTGCGTAGTCCGGCGAGAAACGTCGTGGCCGGACAAAAGGTGTCCAGTACTTCGGTGGCCGACGCTACCCGAAGGGCAGCATCAATCGAGGAGCCGTCGGTTACAACTGACCCAGTTCATCTCGTCGTCACTTCCTCGGAAAGCCATGTCTCCGGTGAGTGCAATGGCATCGTCGAGGGAAAAGCCGAAACCAAGGAAGAAACAGTACTCACTGAGACTGACGAAGCCATCGAAGAAGAGAATATAAACTTAGAATCTCAACGACCAGAGCAGCACGGTTCGCCGGAGCAAAATCTCGACGGAAGCAGAGTGCTTGAGATTTCCAACGAGGAACCGCCGGCTGATGAGAGCATCGAACAGCCTCGCCGAGATGAAACAGAAGGCGCGAATTTAACGATGCCTGAACCGCGCGCGGTCGATGTCGAGGAGACTGGAAGCGACGTATCTCCGGCGGCAGAGTCAACTATGGAGAAGATTGAGGCCGAGGCAGATCATGCCAGAAAGGCTCCAGCGCCGGCGCGGGCAGAGTCTAGGAGGGCGGCGCTAGATGAGAACGGAGGGGAGGCGGCGCCGACGCTGATGGTGTTTAAGAAGCCAACGTTCTTGCAGGCGAAGAAGAAAGAGGAGAAGGTGAGCAACGACGTGATCGAGGAGACCTGGAGCAAACtgttggagaagaggaagagcaagGTGAGGGCTCTGGTCGGAGCATTCGAGACGGTCATCTCGCTGCAGGATGAAGGTCAACCTGGTCAAAGCCCGGAGACAACCTCCGACAAAGAGCCAACGGATTCAACTTAGAGATCAGGGTTGTGGccgccttctccttctccttatCTTTCTCTCTGCTGATTAAACATGTAATTGGAGTGGTGATGATTCATGTACAGTTCTGTGTTGAATGCTTTGGATTCTTTCTTCGatcttatttgtttaatttataatcTTTTTTTATAACTATTTCTTGAATAAACGATAACGAAGGATCGGTATATAGATAATTTTCATATCGGTGAGATAGGGGAGAAAttatttgatcccgtccgaaagTTGAGTCGGACAGAGGTTGACTGCGCTGTCGATGGTATTGACGGAAAGTCGTCGAGACGCCTGGTTGATCTTGCACCTACCGGAAGGGTTCTTACGAGCGGATGCCGGGGGTGGTGACGGGGACGATGACGCGAGGGCtctacgcacactcagacaagctcCCTCtgtgttagagaccaagaaccagggaaaaagtctctgGCTCAggtactccgacgctcaagtcaggtacttttttcccaaaagcacagtgaaaggacgaaaagtaaaagacgagaATGAAAAGATGAGTGAGTGTACCTGTGTAGAGACaaaacctccctttttatatgacagtggatGTTTCTGGAGTCGgacgagtgtcagggaatatcGGGTGTTAGGATTTGTCTGACGGTGAATGACACGTGACATCTTTTTATAGGTCTGAGGAGGAATCAGGAGGCAACGAGTCacagaccgttagcatattccctgacatgtggtgattattctctgacgggtTGTTACGATTCTCTAGCTTGATTGTCGCATAGTGTCTGTTCACTCTGGTATGTTAACCTTAGACTGGCCCTTCGTACCTATAAATCTTGACCCGTATGCCCAGACTTGCCTTCCCTGGTACATTCCCCGGCTTGTGTTTGTTATCTCACAAATCTAAATCTGTATGTCCCGCCCTACATTTGATATTCAGTCTATCTCAATAGGTCCAGATCTGCGTCTACCGCCCTGCCAATCGAGGTCTTTGCTTATCGTTCCTTAAGTCTCGTCCCGTATGTACGACCATGTTCCGTATATTACCCTGACCTGTAAGCCTTCGTccacatatcctgacctgtacgtcttTAGTCCGTGTATCCTGTTCTGCGTATCTTGTCTTGTAGATCCCGGCCTGTAAGCCCTAGTCCACATATCTCGACCTGTATGTCTTTGGTCCACATATCCTGCTCTGCGATTCTTGGTTTGTGTGTCTCGACCTGTACACCTGGGTCCATGTATCCTATTCCACAAATCTATAAGTCCTGACATGTAacccttggtttgcatatcccgatctgtacgctttggtccatgTATCCTGTGCCGCAAGTATATAAGTCCTGGCccgtaatccttggtttgcatatcccgacctgtacgctttgatccatgtatcctATGTCGTAAATCTACAAGTCATGCCCTGTAATTCTtgatttgcatatcccgacctataCGCTTTGGTCCGTGTATCCTGTGTCGCGAGTCTATAAATTctgccctgtaatccttggtttgcatatcccgacctgtacgttttgGTCCGTGTATCCTGTGTCGCAagtctataaatcctgacctgtaggTCTTACCTTCCGAGTTCCTATTTGACATATAGGCTTAACTCCAGAATGTCACTTGTGCCTGACCAGGACCATCCTGTAATCTGGCCCTTTGAACCCAACGCAGGCcgaacttttgacctccacgtaggtCGGATTTCGACCATCatgtaggcttgacttctgatcgCCACGTGAGCTTAACTTTTGATTGTCTcgtgagcttgacttctgaccgccctgTGGACTTGACTTCCGACCACGTTTGTTGTCCGATCTCACTATCATGCATCGTATCATTATTGAATTGAAATCggaattcaattttaatttatcgaTTGCTCATATTACTGTTAGATAATTTTCACATCGGAGATAGAGGAGAAATTatt contains:
- the LOC122007786 gene encoding DNA repair protein XRCC1-like, which gives rise to MASSRASAHLKKTTSISSSQTSPDEIHRRRAAKPSALGSPQRETTVTPQHKPLIRSATDSAAKVGRTRTPPQTAAVPAAANKSRTPGAARKPAEKPPSPSRQPLKSPSRTNATAKDKTPKPATSTASRVVASSRPGSVSEKATRAPRAGVGGAQSTAKVRSPARNVVAGQKVSSTSVADATRRAASIEEPSVTTDPVHLVVTSSESHVSGECNGIVEGKAETKEETVLTETDEAIEEENINLESQRPEQHGSPEQNLDGSRVLEISNEEPPADESIEQPRRDETEGANLTMPEPRAVDVEETGSDVSPAAESTMEKIEAEADHARKAPAPARAESRRAALDENGGEAAPTLMVFKKPTFLQAKKKEEKVSNDVIEETWSKLLEKRKSKVRALVGAFETVISLQDEGQPGQSPETTSDKEPTDST
- the LOC122010328 gene encoding general transcription factor 3C polypeptide 5-like, giving the protein MGDDQGKPSAVIRDGEVSGVLPEASAFSVHYPGYPSSTERAIETLGGLAEIAKARSSETSNLELRFRPEDPYSHPTFGEIRASTSLLLRIRKTRGEEQSHSSGAGEGGPVVEPTGEESLSAEIVSRVNRAYTFEGMIDYQYVIGVHAAEARGKKRPWTSDEEPELEQDGIVDMDGTGVMMLVPPLFSLKDRPENIVLNPPAKLFSKSIQKGVMEHKWEMYIEPCLAIPFEIEKIPKLFNWEDHISKDTIEWECQFAVSNLFKEKPIWPRWSLYERLRHDGHQVSANHLKRLLFRAGYYFSTGPFGRFWIRKGYDPRIDPESRIFQKVDFRVPLQLRCSEITSSKAEIEHAPNPTQKELCHFQVWPSKTFTCLQLAELDDDYIQQEIRKPTQQKTCTDESGWFLGSILRILRLHVSLQYLSVCPNKAAAAELINYTRELLAKCKTGLSIRKKKPKVAKEDQLVEKDTNCLAEVRSTPCNDQGHANQDALENIYTDNEEEEEFDGYESPTLAREGGIFPDNDEMGEEVPNAYLEELLRGFPFNKRTEYQQPDKVLGADGGSDDEYQIFEQDSDDNEDLFAD